A stretch of Dama dama isolate Ldn47 chromosome 22, ASM3311817v1, whole genome shotgun sequence DNA encodes these proteins:
- the LOC133043122 gene encoding uncharacterized protein LOC133043122: MGACSQCGLAAGGAKAKKLIAPQSQAGTRELAERRQGVFHQQEAAGTQLEVIGANTPRCPQSNGRPAPEARRTEDKPHLVCCRGKQQRGSDDLVAQDWSIPPPGQLQVRASSGVGGQDSRATKVPTGPSSGPSSLSFLLTGPGKATGNQGQGQLRKRLTVTQLQMVCLTSESLQDVSTLALLLEQLGPGEPRRSQPPVGSEAPGGEKKEGPRDLRPRSSSSGAKRENGELSGAAGDPLSRGDSSPFPTDKRSMDLMPQNLLDRDADDILPCDDVKPQDSDLSAEERIFLEEFPNLKGELEVDIRKLQALADRIDTTNKTLTKTSVVANSITVVSRAMSILGLVLAPATAGGSLVLSAAGRVLGTAGEVISILTNILERFHSQEAQAQVGSLMPSSGQKARQAGVDYIMAAGKVIQNCRSAIEGVQKSIRAVQITKSHPRLATAAKRLLTTGQVSALRSRQVQRAFEGTTLVMKTKARLLGSAMAGFSLSVDLASLLKDWKQLKEGARTELAAELRARARELERQLTQLTQRYESLQQTNLLQEKKPMSSSSEGTMGTVPLPPARRGEAGSQVTGEDEGN, from the exons ATGGGAGCCTGTTCTCAGTGTGGGTTGGCTGCTGGGGGTGCAAAGGCCAAGAAGCTTATAGCTCCTCAGAGCCAGGCTGGCACCAGGGAGCTGGCAGAGAGACGCCAGGGGGTGTTTcaccagcaggaggcagcaggCACCCAGCTGGAGG TCATTGGAGCAAACACACCCCGCTGCCCCCAATCCAATGGCCGGCCAGCCCCTGAGGCTCGCAGGACTGAGGATAAGCCACACCTGGTGTGTTGCCGGGGGAAACAGCAGAGAGGCTCGGATGACCTGGTGGCCCAGGATTGGTCAATTCCACCTCCAGGACAGCTTCAGGTCAGAGCCTCCTCAGGTGTGGGCGGCCAGGACTCCAGGGCGACAAAAGTCCCCACGGGTCCCAGCTCAGGGCCCTCCAGCCTCTCATTTCTGCTCACGGGCCCAGGAAAAGCA acaggGAATCAAGGCCAAGGGCAGTTGAGAAAGAGGCTCACAGTGACACAGCTTCAGATGGTCTGCTTGACTTCAGAGTCCTTGCAGGACGTAAGCACCCTCGCTTTGCTCTTGGAACAGCTGGGACCAGGAGAG CCTAGACGCTCACAGCCCCCTGTTGGATCTGAGGCCCCTGGAGGGGAGAAGAAGGAAGGCCCTCGGGACCTGAGGCCACG CTCTTCATCCAGTGGGGCTAAAAGGGAAAATGGGGAGCTTTCAGGAGCTGCTG GAGATCCTTTGAGTCGTGGTGACAGCTCTCCTTTTCCCACGGACAAAAGGAGCATGGATTTGATGCCACAGAACCTGCTGG ACAGGGATGCGGATGACATTCTTCCATGTGACGATGTGAAGCCGCAAGATAGTGACCTGTCAGctgaagaaagaatatttttggaagagtttcccAACCTGAAAGGGGAGCTGGAAGTGGACATCCGGAAGCTCCAGGCCCTTGCAGACCGAATTGacacaacaaacaaaacactcaCCAAGACCAGTGTGGTGGCCAATTCCATCACCGTGGTCTCCAGAGCCATGAGCATACTGGGCTTAGTCCTTGCTCCGGCGACAGCAGGGGGAAGCCTGGTGCTCTCCGCTGCAGGTAGAGTTTTGGGGACAGCAGGGGAGGTCATCAGTATCTTGACCAACATTTTGGAACGTTTTCACAGTCAAGAAGCCCAAGCTCAGGTGGGTAGCCTAATGCCCTCCAGTGGCCAAAAGGCCAGGCAAGCTGGGGTAGACTACATCATGGCCGCTGGAAAGGTGATTCAGAATTGTAGAAGCGCCATCGAGGGTGTTCAGAAGAGCATCCGTGCCGTTCAGATCACCAAGTCTCACCCACGCCTGGCCACTGCTGCCAAGCGCCTCCTGACCACCGGCCAGGTCTCAGCCCTAAGGAGCAGGCAGGTGCAAAGGGCCTTTGAAGGTACCACGCTGGTGATGAAAACCAAGGCTCGCTTGCTGGGCAGTGCGATGGCTGGCTTTTCCCTCAGCGTGGACTTGGCCTCCCTCCTTAAGGACTGGAAGCAGCTGAAGGAGGGAGCCAGAACAGAGCTTGCAGCAGAGCTAAGGGCCCGGGCTCGGGAGCTGGAAAGGCAGCTGACACAACTCACCCAGCGCTACGAGAGCCTGCAGCAGACG aaccTCTTGCAAGAAAAAAAGCCTATGAGCTCCTCTTCGGAGGGAACCATGGGGACCGTGCCTCTGCCACCAGCCAGGCGTGGGGAAGCCGGATCCCAGGTGACAGGGGAAGATGAAGGCAATTGA